From the Hyphomicrobium sp. ghe19 genome, one window contains:
- a CDS encoding formylmethanofuran dehydrogenase subunit C, with the protein MSGLTLRLKAPANERMTLKDITPSKLAVLSSHEIARLNVGIEKGGVALADAFDISGTPGDVLTIEGATPTLDFVAFGLDSGTIRVIGDVGHYAGRKMTGGKLEVHGSAGSHLASGATGGMIHVLGNAGDNLGGIVSGDRFGLMGGITVVEGNIGARAGEKMRRGTVVVRGKTGVGTGTRMIGGTIWAEGGLGPEPGLMMRRGTLIAPSVDSLLPTFVDTGKHDLVIVRVISRYLKAALGQLAPKPMPLFVQKIGGDTATIGRGEILLPAA; encoded by the coding sequence ATGAGCGGCCTCACGCTGCGCCTCAAGGCGCCCGCGAACGAGCGGATGACGCTCAAGGACATCACGCCCTCGAAGCTCGCCGTTCTGTCGTCGCATGAAATCGCACGCCTGAACGTTGGTATCGAAAAAGGCGGCGTTGCCCTCGCCGACGCATTCGATATTTCAGGAACCCCTGGCGACGTCCTCACCATCGAAGGCGCAACGCCGACCCTCGATTTCGTCGCTTTCGGTCTCGACAGCGGCACCATCCGCGTGATCGGCGACGTCGGTCACTATGCCGGCCGCAAGATGACCGGCGGCAAACTCGAAGTGCATGGCAGCGCAGGCTCGCATCTGGCGTCCGGCGCGACCGGCGGCATGATCCATGTCCTGGGCAACGCCGGCGATAATCTTGGCGGCATCGTTTCCGGAGACCGCTTCGGCCTGATGGGCGGCATCACCGTCGTTGAAGGAAATATCGGCGCCCGCGCCGGAGAAAAGATGCGCAGAGGTACCGTTGTCGTCCGTGGCAAGACGGGTGTAGGTACGGGCACGAGAATGATCGGCGGCACCATCTGGGCTGAGGGTGGGCTCGGTCCGGAGCCTGGCCTGATGATGCGGCGTGGCACGCTGATCGCTCCTTCGGTCGACAGCCTGCTTCCGACATTCGTCGATACCGGCAAACACGATCTCGTGATCGTGCGGGTAATATCGCGCTACCTGAAAGCTGCCCTCGGTCAGCTTGCACCGAAGCCTATGCCATTGTTCGTACAGAAGATTGGCGGCGACACGGCGACGATCGGGCGGGGCGAAATCCTGTTGCCCGCCGCCTGA
- the fhcD gene encoding formylmethanofuran--tetrahydromethanopterin N-formyltransferase: protein MSKTVNGVAIDDTFAEAFGMSGTGIIITADTLKWARIAATVATGFGTSVIGCGAECGIDKELSPDETPDGRPGVRILIFGFSPDSLVPQIRNRIGQCVLTSPGSACFAGLKSDKSIGLGKGPRLFGDGFQTAKKLGGTRYWRVPVMDGEFVIEEDTGLTTDAVGGGNMLILGTDRAGLLETAEAAVDAIAKVDDVITPFPGGIVRSGSKVGAKYAGMFASTNDAFCPTLRGTVKKTELAPDTLAVLEIVIDGLTSKAVADAMRVGLKAVTDIGAKRGVTRITAGNYGGKLGQHHYHLKDLI from the coding sequence ATGAGCAAGACGGTCAACGGCGTCGCCATCGACGATACCTTCGCCGAAGCTTTTGGCATGAGCGGAACCGGCATCATCATCACCGCCGATACGCTGAAATGGGCACGCATCGCAGCAACCGTCGCGACAGGCTTCGGCACGTCGGTGATCGGCTGCGGCGCTGAATGCGGCATCGACAAGGAATTGTCGCCCGACGAAACGCCCGACGGCCGCCCCGGCGTCCGCATCCTTATCTTCGGATTTTCGCCCGACTCGCTCGTTCCGCAAATCCGCAACCGCATCGGCCAGTGCGTTCTGACGAGCCCCGGCTCCGCCTGCTTCGCCGGCCTGAAGTCCGATAAGTCCATCGGTCTCGGCAAGGGACCGCGGCTGTTCGGCGACGGGTTTCAAACGGCAAAAAAACTCGGCGGCACTCGCTACTGGCGCGTTCCCGTCATGGACGGCGAGTTCGTGATTGAAGAGGACACCGGCCTGACGACCGACGCCGTCGGCGGCGGCAACATGCTGATCCTCGGCACCGACCGCGCCGGACTTCTCGAAACCGCGGAAGCCGCGGTCGACGCGATCGCCAAGGTCGATGACGTCATCACGCCCTTCCCCGGCGGCATCGTACGCTCGGGCTCGAAGGTCGGCGCGAAATACGCAGGCATGTTTGCATCGACGAACGACGCCTTCTGTCCGACGCTTCGCGGCACGGTCAAGAAGACCGAGCTGGCGCCCGACACGCTCGCGGTCCTCGAAATCGTCATTGACGGCCTGACGTCCAAAGCCGTCGCCGACGCCATGCGTGTCGGCCTGAAGGCCGTCACCGACATCGGGGCGAAACGCGGCGTCACGCGCATCACTGCCGGCAACTACGGCGGCAAGCTCGGCCAGCATCACTATCATCTGAAGGATCTGATCTGA
- a CDS encoding formylmethanofuran dehydrogenase subunit A produces MLIKLTGGKVYDPANGVDGEVRDIFIENGRIVSPEPTAKVDQEYPLHGRVIMAGGIDPHSHIGGGKMTIARMMLPEDHIGNEVARTELTRAGVGHAVPSTMTTGYRYAEMGYTAAFEPAMLPANARQAHMEMGDTSIIDKGAFVMLGSDDFFLRQLAGKADFAAIKDYIAWTMHAAQAIAVKVVNPGGISAFKFNQRKLDLDEKHVHYGVTPRDIIVTLARGLHELGVVHPLHIHGCNLGIPGGYETTLDTIKGAEGLPIHLTHIQFHSYGTEGDLKFSSAAAPIAEAVNANKNVSCDVGQVMFGQTCTASGDSMRQFVNTRSADPKKWVVMDIECDAGCGVVPFKYRDKSFVNALQWAIGLELFLLVNDPWRLFLTTDHPNGGPFTWYPHLIRLLMDKEFRRDRMQTINQDALKYSTLASLDREYSLYEIAIMTRAGPARSLGLHDRGHLGVGAWADITVYDDNPDREAMFTTPELLFKNGELIVRNGKIVKVVNGGTHVMRPSYDPGIEKSLKSYFEDYHTVRMENFRLSDDEIVNGGRGSLIIQPTRARAA; encoded by the coding sequence ATGCTCATCAAGCTCACTGGCGGCAAAGTCTACGACCCGGCGAACGGGGTCGACGGCGAAGTTCGCGACATCTTCATTGAGAACGGCCGCATCGTCTCTCCTGAGCCGACCGCCAAGGTCGATCAGGAATACCCCTTGCACGGCCGGGTCATAATGGCGGGCGGCATCGATCCCCATTCCCATATCGGCGGCGGCAAGATGACGATCGCCCGCATGATGCTCCCCGAGGATCACATCGGCAACGAAGTGGCGCGCACGGAATTGACGCGCGCCGGCGTCGGCCACGCCGTGCCGTCGACGATGACGACCGGCTATCGCTACGCCGAGATGGGATACACGGCCGCTTTCGAGCCTGCCATGTTGCCCGCGAACGCCCGGCAAGCGCACATGGAAATGGGCGATACGTCGATCATCGACAAGGGCGCCTTCGTCATGCTGGGATCGGACGACTTCTTCCTGCGCCAGCTCGCCGGCAAAGCCGATTTCGCAGCGATCAAGGACTACATCGCCTGGACGATGCACGCCGCGCAGGCGATCGCCGTCAAGGTCGTGAATCCGGGCGGCATCAGCGCTTTCAAGTTCAATCAGCGCAAGCTCGATCTCGATGAGAAGCACGTCCATTACGGCGTCACCCCGCGCGACATCATCGTGACGCTGGCCCGCGGTCTGCACGAGCTGGGCGTCGTGCATCCCCTGCACATTCACGGCTGCAACCTCGGCATACCGGGCGGCTACGAGACGACGCTTGATACGATCAAGGGCGCGGAAGGCCTGCCGATCCATCTCACGCACATTCAGTTCCACAGCTACGGCACCGAAGGCGACCTGAAGTTTTCATCCGCCGCCGCCCCGATCGCCGAAGCCGTCAACGCCAACAAGAACGTGTCGTGCGACGTCGGCCAGGTCATGTTCGGCCAGACGTGCACGGCCTCCGGCGACTCGATGCGCCAGTTCGTCAACACCCGTTCCGCCGATCCGAAGAAATGGGTCGTGATGGATATCGAGTGCGACGCGGGCTGCGGTGTCGTTCCCTTCAAGTATCGCGACAAGAGCTTCGTCAACGCGCTGCAGTGGGCCATCGGCCTCGAACTGTTCCTGCTCGTCAACGATCCGTGGCGCCTGTTCCTGACGACGGACCATCCGAACGGCGGACCGTTCACTTGGTACCCGCATCTCATCCGGCTGCTGATGGACAAGGAGTTCCGCCGCGACCGGATGCAGACGATCAATCAGGACGCGCTGAAGTATTCGACGCTCGCCTCGCTCGACCGCGAATATTCGCTCTACGAAATCGCAATCATGACGCGCGCCGGCCCGGCTCGCAGCCTCGGCCTTCACGATCGCGGTCATCTGGGCGTCGGCGCTTGGGCGGACATCACCGTCTACGACGACAATCCCGATCGCGAGGCGATGTTCACGACGCCGGAACTTCTGTTCAAGAACGGCGAACTGATCGTGCGCAACGGCAAGATCGTCAAGGTCGTCAACGGCGGAACGCACGTCATGCGCCCGTCCTACGATCCGGGCATCGAGAAGTCTTTGAAGAGCTACTTCGAAGATTATCATACGGTGCGCATGGAGAACTTCCGCTTATCCGATGATGAAATCGTCAACGGCGGCCGCGGCTCGCTGATCATCCAACCGACCAGGGCACGCGCAGCATGA